One window from the genome of Strix uralensis isolate ZFMK-TIS-50842 chromosome 22, bStrUra1, whole genome shotgun sequence encodes:
- the LOC141953498 gene encoding keratin, type I cytoskeletal 19, with protein MTSYSFRQMTSSVAGGPGSSSIRAGGGCFRAPSIHGGSGGRGVSVSSARFVSSGPGSGLGGGYGSSFSRTFGGGFGGGLGSGDGLLSGNEKATMQGLNERLASYLDKVRALEEANSDLEAKIRGWYQKQGPGPARDYSHYYKIIEDLRDKILDATIDNSKIVLQIDNARLAADDFKTKFETEQALRMSVEADINGLRRVLDELTLARTDLELQIENLKEELAYLKKNHEEEMSALGGQVAGQVSVELDSAPGVDLSKILADMRDQYEHMAEKNRKDAEAWFQTKTEELNHEVAVNTEQLQSSKSEVTDLRRTLQGLEIELQSQLSMKAALESTLADTEGRYGAQLAQIQGLIGSIEAQLAELRADMERQNSEYKILMDIKTRLEQEIATYRQLLEGQESQIFGPLSGTADKRDKMVDGK; from the exons ATGACCAGTTACAGCTTCAGGCAAATGACCTCTTCTGTGGCAGGGGGACCCGGCAGCTCCTCGATCCGTGCCGGTGGAGGTTGCTTTCGGGCTCCCAGCATCCACGGGGGCTCTGGTGGCAGGGGGGTGTCGGTCTCTTCCGCTAGATTTGTCTCTTCTGGCCCAGGAAGCGGCCTGGGCGGTGGCTATGGAAGTAGTTTCAGCAGGACCTTTGGTGGTgggtttggtggtggtttgggtAGCGGTGATGGCCTCCTctcaggaaatgaaaaggcaacTATGCAAGGCCTGAACGAACGCCTCGCTTCTTACCTGGACAAAGTGCGTGCACTGGAAGAGGCAAACTCTGATCTTGAAGCTAAAATCCGAGGCTGGTACCAAAAGCAAGGACCAGGCCCAGCTCGGGACTACAGTCATTATTACAAGATTATTGAAGACCTTCGGGACAAG ATCCTTGATGCCACTATCGACAACTCGAAGATTGTCTTGCAGATTGACAATGCCAGGCTGGCTGCTGACGACTTCAAAACCAA GTTTGAAACAGAACAAGCTCTTCGCATGAGCGTGGAGGCCGACATCAACGGCCTGCGCAGGGTCCTGGATGAGCTGACCCTGGCCAGAACGGACCTGGAGCTGCAGATTGAGAACCTGAAGGAGGAGCTGGCCTACCTCAAGAAGAACCATGAggag GAAATGAGTGCCCTGGGAGGGCAAGTGGCTGGCCAAGTCAGTGTTGAGCTGGACTCTGCTCCAGGCGTGGACCTGTCCAAGATCCTGGCTGATATGAGAGACCAATATGAGCACATGGCTGAGAAGAACAGGAAGGATGCTGAGGCCTGGTTCCAAACCAAG ACTGAAGAGCTGAACCACGAAGTAGCTGTCAATACcgagcagctgcagagcagcaagtCCGAAGTCACTGACCTGAGACGCACCCTCCAAGGGCTGGAAATAGAACTGCAGTCCCAGCTCAGCATG AAAGCCGCGCTGGAAAGCACCTTGGCAGACACGGAAGGGCGTTACGGTGCCCAGCTGGCGCAGATCCAGGGCCTGATCGGCAGCATCGAGGCGCAGCTGGCTGAGCTCCGAGCTGATATGGAGCGCCAGAACAGCGAATACAAGATCCTCATGGATATCAAGACTCGACTGGAGCAAGAGATCGCTACTTACCGACAGCTCCTGGAAGGCCAGGAGTCCCA GATATTTGGCCCCCTTTCTGGAACTGCCG ACAAAAGAGACAAGATGGTCGATGGAAAATAG
- the LOC141953491 gene encoding keratin, type I cytoskeletal 19-like, with product MSCSIKRTSSTSYRSGGAGGAGGGGGGRSSSVSCRRYASSVIGGGSYGGGACSAGYGGGMSAGSLAGGFGGGLAGGFGGGLAGGFGGGFGGGFGAGGDILLSGNEKVTMQNLNDRLAAYLDKVRRLEEENAQLEHHIREWYRKQAPTVSKDYSSYYQTIEQLQNQIISATVDNNKLMLDIDNSKMTADDFRMKYENELVIRQTVEADINGLRNLLDDLTRTRSSLESELESLKDELIALKRNHEEEMRQLQSQTGGDVSVEVNAAPGEDLTKILNDLRNEYEQLIEKNRREVEQWYEVKIEEVNQQVTSSSQDIQTSSHQLTELRREMQNLEIELQAQLSTKNSLENSLAETESRYGCLLQQIQGQINSVEEELASIRCEMESQNQEYKMLLGIKTRLEQEIAQYRALLQEGQQDIVTSQGALQGGGISSHSYSSTSYSHGQSGDKTGQSRVC from the exons ATGAGCTGCAGTATCAAGAGAACATCGAGCACCTCTTACAGGAGCGGTGGAGCTGGAGGCGCCGGCGGTGGCGGCGGAGGCCGGAGTTCCTCCGTCTCCTGCAGGCGATACGCCTCCTCTGTGATCGGCGGGGGAAGCTACGGCGGGGGAGCGTGCAGCGCTGGCTACGGAGGGGGCATGAGCGCTGGCAGCCTCGCTGGGGGCTTTGGCGGGGGCTTGGCAGGAGGCTTTGGTGGCGGCCTGGCAGGAGGCTTTGGCGGTGGCTTTGGCGGTGgctttggggcggggggggacatcCTTCTGAGCGGCAATGAGAAGGTCACCATGCAGAACCTCAACGACCGCCTGGCTGCGTACCTGGACAAAGTACgaaggctggaggaggaaaacGCTCAGCTCGAGCACCACATCCGGGAGTGGTACAGGAAACAAGCTCCCACTGTCTCAAAGGACTACAGCTCCTACTACCAGACCATCGAACAACTCCAGAATCAG ATCATTTCTGCCACTGTGGACAATAACAAGCTGATGCTCGACATCGATAACAGCAAGATGACTGCTGATGACTTCCGAATGAA GTATGAGAACGAGCTGGTCATCCGCCAGACTGTGGAGGCTGATATTAATGGCTTGAGAAATCTCCTGGATGATCTCACTCGCACTCGATCTTCACTGGAGTCCGAGCTGGAGTCCCTGAAGGACGAACTGATTGCTCTGAAGAGAAACCATGAGGAG GAAATGAGACAGCTCCAGTCCCAAACTGGTGGCGACGTGAGCGTGGAGGTCAATGCTGCCCCTGGCGAAGACTTGACAAAGATACTGAACGACCTGAGAAACGAATACGAGCAGCTCATCGAGAAGAACCGCAGAGAGGTTGAGCAGTGGTATGAAGTCAAG ATTGAAGAGGTCAACCAGCAGGTCACTTCTAGCAGCCAGGACATCCAGACGAGCAGCCACCAGCTCACCGAGCTGAGACGCGAGATGCAGAACCTGGAGATCGAACTGCAGGCGCAGCTCAGCACG AAAAACTCTCTGGAAAACTCCCTGGCAGAAACCGAATCTCGCTATGGCTGCCTGCTGCAACAAATCCAAGGGCAGATTAACTCGGTAGAGGAGGAGCTGGCCAGCATCCGCTGTGAGATGGAGAGTCAGAACCAGGAGTACAAGATGCTCCTGGGCATCAAGACCCGCCTGGAGCAGGAGATTGCGCAGTACCGGGCACTGCTGCAGGAGGGACAGCAAGACATTGT AACGTCTCAAGGAGCTCTCCAAGGAGGGGGAATATCCTCCCACTCTTATTCTTCTACTTCCTACTCTCATGGTCAATCTGGCGACAAGACAG GGCAGTCAAGAGTGTGTTAA